The window CAAAAGGCATCCACTCTACCTCTATGTGCATATCTGGATTTTCGCGCCTTACTTCTTCCAGAATTTGCTCTCCCAGGTAGCAGAACGGGCACACATAGTCTGAATATATTTTAATGGTAGCCATTTATAGTATTGGTTAGTGGATATCGATTTTTATGAACAATGAAAATTTCAGCAGAGGCAATCTTATATTACTTCACTATTCAATAAAGATACAAGGGCAGATGTTTGCGGAAATAACTCAAGGTTCTTGAAACCTTAGTATTTATTATGTAACTTATTGAAAACTAACTTTTTAGCCTATGAATGCGATTCAAAAGTGGGAGGCATATGGAGAAACTCACCATCCGGCCTGGCTCGACAGTCTGCGGGTACTGCTGGGACTTATTATTTTGATCAAAGGCATTGTTTTCATTTTAGATACTGCAGCCCTGCAGCAATTAATTATGCAGAGCGGAGTGCCGTTTACCTCAGTTGCCCTTGCGCATTATGTAGTCTTTGCCCACCTGGTAGGAGGTATTCTTATCATTTTGGGTCTTAAAACCCGTGTGGCAATTCTCTTTCAAATCCCTATTTTGCTGGGAGCGCTCTTTTTTGTGAATATTCATCAGGGCATGCTCACCGGCACCGGAGAGCTGTTGCTTTCAATTGCAGTACTGCTTTTGCTTATTTTCTTTTTTTTCTGGGGATCTGGACCTTTATCCGCAGATAGTTACCTGCGTACCCACAAGGATCGGTAAATATTCGGGTATATAGCTGGGGATAGATAGGGGTGGCCTGCATGTTTGCAGGCTACTTTCTGTTTAAGATCTGTCTGAATGAATTAATAACAAATAGAGGTGGAGCAGGTTGAACAGATAGAACATTTCAACCTAAAAGAACTACATGAACTGGCTTCTCCTGATTGCCGGAGGTATCATTGTTATATGGTTTATCATAGAAAGTCTATGGACAACACTATGGATCGATGGCAATTCTGCTCCTTTATCTACCCGTATTACCACGCTGATCTGGAAAATCTGGCGCACATTGTTCAGCCAGAAAAGTCATAAAGGCCTTAGCCTTGCCGGTCCGTTGGTGCTGCTTCTCACTGTTTCTTCCTGGATCATATGTCTTTGGCTTGGCTGGGCTATGATTTTTTATGCCCGTACCGGCTCGCTGGCATCCTCTGAAGGAGAACTTCCAGATTTTGCCGGAACCCTGTGGTATGTTGCTTATACCATGTTTACAGTGGGCAATGGCGATTTTTTGCCCCAGGGCAGTGCCTGGCAGTTATTAAGCGCTTTTGTTGCTTTCAGTGGCATGGGACTGGTAACGCTGTCCATCACGTATGTAATGCAGATCGTATCTGCAGTAGTTACCAAGCGTTCTTTCTCAAGCCAGGTGACCAGCATTGCTAAAACGGCCGATGATTTTGTAATAGCTCAGTGGACAGGCGACGGCTTTGGCGCTATTGAACTTCAGTTGCATGCACTTTCCGGGCAGCTCACAGTATTAAATGAGCAGCACCTGGCCTACCCTATATTGCATTATTACCATGCAAAGAATGCAGATAAATCCAGCTCAATAGCCCTGCCTGTGCTCGATGATGCACTTACCATCATCATGCTCTGTGCAGACGAAAAATACAGGCCGGCAGGTACGATACTTAAATCCTGCAGGGCCTCTATCAGCAGCTACATGCATACATTAAAAGCCGCTCATATCCATGCTGTTGATGAAGCACCCCCTCTGCCAGACTGGGAGAAGATAAAGCGGGCTGGAGTGCCCCTTTGTGATAAAGAAAGTTTTGAACAGAAATTCCGGGACAATGCCGACAGAAGAAAGTTACTCATGGGCTTAACACAAAATGCTGCCTGGCGGTGGCCATCAAAGTTAGAAGATAATGGATAGTATCGTTTATTTCTGGAATGGATGGGAGCCGCTGCTACGGACCGTTGTGGTAGGTACCCTCACCTACATCTCCATCATCGTTATTTTAAGAGTATCTGGCAAACGCACCCTTGCCAGTATGAATGCCTTTGATTTTGTTATTACAGTAGCACTTGGCTCTGCCTATGGCCGTATTCTCACGGCCAAGCAGGTATCGGTTGCAGAGGCTGTTACTACCTTTATCCTGCTGGCGCTACTGCAGTTCATAGTTTCCAAGCTGGAAAATAAATCCCGCTGGTTTTATCAGCTGGTAACTTCGCAGCCTACGCTTTTATTTTACAGAGGCCGGTTTATTGATAAGGCTATGCGCAAACAGCGGGTTCGTGAAGATTCACTTTTAGGGGCAGTACGGAAAAAGAAATTTAAAGGCCTGGAT of the Flammeovirgaceae bacterium 311 genome contains:
- a CDS encoding hypothetical protein (COG2323 Predicted membrane protein), with the protein product MDSIVYFWNGWEPLLRTVVVGTLTYISIIVILRVSGKRTLASMNAFDFVITVALGSAYGRILTAKQVSVAEAVTTFILLALLQFIVSKLENKSRWFYQLVTSQPTLLFYRGRFIDKAMRKQRVREDSLLGAVRKKKFKGLDEVEAIVLETDGTISVIKKSSGTDQSAFRSIIERQDLQKE
- a CDS encoding Ion channel (COG1226 Kef-type K+ transport systems, predicted NAD-binding component); protein product: MNWLLLIAGGIIVIWFIIESLWTTLWIDGNSAPLSTRITTLIWKIWRTLFSQKSHKGLSLAGPLVLLLTVSSWIICLWLGWAMIFYARTGSLASSEGELPDFAGTLWYVAYTMFTVGNGDFLPQGSAWQLLSAFVAFSGMGLVTLSITYVMQIVSAVVTKRSFSSQVTSIAKTADDFVIAQWTGDGFGAIELQLHALSGQLTVLNEQHLAYPILHYYHAKNADKSSSIALPVLDDALTIIMLCADEKYRPAGTILKSCRASISSYMHTLKAAHIHAVDEAPPLPDWEKIKRAGVPLCDKESFEQKFRDNADRRKLLMGLTQNAAWRWPSKLEDNG